The DNA window gtaatcAGAGTAATGgttagtccttagagtaagcAGGTAGGTATTGACCTAGTTGCGAAAGAGACCAGATGGTGACTGAGTGCGTTTGTGTGGTATTTGTGGGAGTGGCATGATTGCAGGTGGATGAGGTGCAGGTGGGAGTAATTAGTTTTCTGGTGAAGTTGTGCGTTGTGACTGGTtggtgttggagcctggcgtgtctgttacaatcagagtaaaagtatacatttgaattaggaaatgtagtggagcAGAAGTAAAAGTTGTCTCAAATATAAAAACCAGAGTAACGTACAGATACTCCCAAgaaatacttaagtacagtaatgaagtattattaattcattacatgACACCACTGCATCCAGGAGTCTGTCTATTTCTGGTGTGCTATTCATATTCCTTCAGCTTCTGATAAACAGGTTTTCTTACACGTGACAACAGGAGAGAGCATCTTACAGTCTAAACTTCTCTGACACTAAGCTGAATCTGTACAAACACATAAAAAGGAGTATAAATAACACAaactttattattgttgttaaaaaATAGTTCTGCCAAAAACGAGCATGTGTTCACTCTCAGTTCATCCTAgatcaagatgagtttgtttcttcatcaggtttggagaaatgcagcattgcatcagtgtctcatcaatggatgctctgcagtgaatgggtgccgtcagaatgagagtccaaacagctgataaaaacatcactctcattctgacggcacccattcactgtagagcatccattgatgagacactgatgcaatgctgcatttctccagatctgatgaagaaaccaactcatcctgatctctgatGAACTGAAGGGGACCAGATTTTCGGCACATTCTCATTAGAAGTATTCCTTTAAACACACTGTGAAAGAAGTGTCAAACTGATGTTTCTATACAACTTCCAGGATCTCCAAGTCTTCTGGTGAACTCTCAGAATGTGACGGGATCTGAGGATGGCAGTGTTATCATCTCCTGCCACCATCAGGGGCAAAGTGGGGTGAAATGGTGTAAGTTTGGAGGTCAGTGTATTACAGGAGCGTCTGGGACATTAGCCGGAGCCTCGGTCGAGATCAGACGTGGTCTGAGAAACACGACAGTGAGCATGAGCCGGCTGAAGAAGCAGAACACAGGATGGTACTGGTGCTCGACAGAAGATCTGCAGATGCCTGTTCATATCACTGTCCTTCAGAAGAAGAGCAGAAAGAGTCCGGTCACAGCAGAGTCTGCTCAGATCTCACCCAGCGCTCACAACAGGTGACGATCCTCCAGTATAACACCTCTTCATCCACTCGCTCACGCTGGTCCAAACCTGTTTCAcctctcacctgaaatacttaaTTAAAGTCCCGCTGATTTCAGGTTAATATTTCAATCATTTACTGACACATTAACACGATCACACTGTGTCAGGTAATGATGGTCACTTTACTCTataaaatgctgggttgtttcagcccacctttgggtcaaatatgaaataaaataattattattattaaaaataaacaatccagcattttaaagagtgtttttctaatatttttggtAATAATTTTGATGTAATACTGTGTTTGAAGGATTTacacaattattaaaaagtaaaattttgtATTTTAGGACCGCTCTCTTATTTCTGTTGCCTGTGATTTTGGAGATTCTCCTGATGATAATAATTTACTTGGCACTGAAACTGTTGAGGTTTTACAGAACAAGTAAGTAGTTTCCTAGCACCTGTAGTCCTGTGATCGGTGATATAGTGCAGGGTTGTTTTTAACGAAGCCTGTGTTTCAGGGTTCCTCTCGTCTGAGGATGAAGCAGACGAGGCTCGGTATGTGTCGATGCACAGAAAACAGTCGAGGCGTGTGAGTAAACACACAGTGGTTCTGCTCAACAACACACTGAACACATTGAAAGAAAACTCTGTTTCTGTTTTCTGTCAGTCGTACGGCTCTGTTGCTGCTGAAGGAGTGTATGAGAATATGGCTGGACTCGAAACAATCAGTGAGGTGTGGACATCAAGCTGTTCCCTTTAGACTTCAccagtgaagtgtgtgtgtgtgtgtgtgtgtgcgtgtgtgtgtgtgtgtgtgtgtgtgtgagagagagagagagtgtgtgtgtgtgtgtgtgtgtgagagtgtgtgagagtgtgtgtgagtgtgtgagtgtgtgtgtgtgtgtgtgtgtgtgtgtgtgtgtgtgtgtgtgtgtgtgtgtgtgtgagagagagagagtgtgtgtgtgtgtgtgtgtgtgtgtgtgtgtgtgtgtggtgtgtgtgtgtgtgtgtgagaatgtgtgtgtgtgtgtgtgtgtgtgtgtgtgtgtgtaagtgtgtgtgtgtgtgtgtgtgtgtgtgtgtgtgtgtgtgtgcgtgtgtgtgtgtgtgtgtgtgtatcatatcaggacacaactctgtataatgacatgggtatgacacaggtattacaaggagagggtgacttatgagcacataacccatgtccccatttttcaaaacacttataaatcatacagaatgagtttttttgagaaagtaaaaatgcagaaagtttcctgtgagggttagggttaggtgtagggttggtgaagggccatagaatatacagtttctacagaataaaaaccattacacctatgggatgaacacactttacacaaaaacaaacgtatgtgtgtgtgtgtgtgacagattcCTGCTTCCAGTCATAAATCCATCAATCCAGCTTTGGTCAAAAATGAATGTTCTGTATGTTGATTTGTATTTTCTGTATGTATGGCTGAGATGTTATTCTTTATTATAGCACAAACTGATTTCTGATCTACTGTATGTAATAATAATTGTGTCTTGTTTTCTCCTGTAGTCTCTGAGAGAACCGGATTATGTGAACGTTATGAAGACGTGACTGTGAGTCTGGATCCACTGTTTGATATCAGTTTCTTTAATATCTTCATCACTGGACACAGAAAAATTTTCCATAATTAAGAGATTATTCAAATCTGTATTTATTAAACAACATTACTTTGAGTGAATTAATAAGGAGCACACTAAACATATATCTAATATATTACTGGGTAACagtttagtttagggaccaatttaCACTATTTGCTAGCTGTtcattagcatgcatattggctatatatatatagtgtagtgttagtataataattattagtggTAGTGCTAGAGCACATACTCAATACCTAATCCTAACCAACAACTAAACTTGACAACACTTTCCTAACTATTCATAAGCAGCAAATGTGGAGTTTATTGATGAAAAAGTTATAGTCATTGTTTCTTAATGGCAAGAATTGGATCTTAAAATAaaagattctgaaaaaaaaggtttcttctgctcaccagggctgcatttatttgatcagaactacggtaaaaactgaaatattattccagtgtaaatcatctgttttctgtcttcagtgtcacatgatcttcagaagatTCAGGATtcttgtttttcaggattcacagatgaacagaaagttcagaagaacagcttttacttgaaatagaaatctgttgtaacattataaatgtcttcactgtcacttttgatcactttaatgcatcgttgatgaataaaattattaatttcttaaatttccaaacatttgagtaaacatttaaatatccTAAATGAAAGCAAATCCATCATTTGTGAAGCAGTGCACACAATATGAACTGATGTACAGCATGATGAGGATGTGACGGCTGATGTAATTATGCTGGAAATGATAACTATATTCAGATTCTGTTTGATTCTCACCAGTGACAGCATCAGAAGAGTGTGATTGTGAGAGACCCGTCTCAACCAAACCTGACTGCTGCTAAAGAGCCAGACAGAgatgtttttctgtttattttgtaatgtgaTCTATTGATGGATTTCAAAGCTCAAAGCTACAACACGACTGCAGTTCATTACAGCACCTTCATTTATAAccgtcatgggtttgattcccagggaaggCCAGAACTAAAACATTCATATGTTCATCTAAACTGGATGATTTTAGACTGCAGTTCACAcagatgtaattatgtaacaatgtTAATATAATAACGAGCGTCAAACACCCTTTGCATTAAAGTTACAATAACTCAGTGTGTGCTTTAAGAGTCACTGAAGTGTGTTGTGTGTCAAAGAGACCTGAACAGAGTTATATATTATAcagtcacgtgtgtgtgtgtgtgtgtgtgtgtgtgtgtgtgcgtgtgtgtgtgtgtgtgtgtgtgtgtgttcttgtttttgtatcatatcaggacacaactctgtataatgtcatgggtatgacacaggtattacaaggagagggtgacttatgagcacataacccatgtccccatttttcaaaacacttataaatcatacagaatgagtttttttgagaaagtaaaaatgctcaaagtttcctgtgagggttagggttaggtgtagggttggtgaagggagatagaatatacagtttctacagaataaaaaccattacacctatgggatgaacacactttacacaaaaacaaacatgtgtgtgtgtgtgtgtgtgtgtgtgcgtgtgtgtgtgtgtgtgtgtgtgtgtgtgtgtgtgtgtgtgtgtgtaagtgtgtgtgtgtgtgtgtgtgtgtgtgtgtgtgtgtgtgtgtgtgtgtaagtgtgtgtgtgtgtgtgtgcgtgtgtgtgtgtgtgtgtgtgtgctcttgtttttgtatcatatcaggacacaactctgtataatgtcatgggtatgacacaggtattacaaggagagggtgacttatgagcacataacccatgtccccatttttcaaaacacttataaatcatacagaatgagtttttttgagaaagtaaaaatgctcaaagtttcctgtgagggttagggttaggtgtagggttggtgaagggagatagaatatacagtttctacagaataaaaaccattacacctatgggatgaacacactttacacaaaaacaaacatgtgtgtgtgtgtggatgtgtgtgtctctctgagtgtgtgtgtgtgagtgtgtgtgtgatgacagACTGATTCCTCACGAGGGCCTCAGAGACAGTATTCACCAGCGTCACAGtaactctgtgtgtgtttcataCGTGTGCTTcagtttgacctttgaccttcacTCTGTCTAACTCATGTGCTGTTCTGAGTGTACTTTACTAAAGAGTTGGAGAGTCATGTGattgtttctgtgatgtacagCTGAGATATGTCCATCTGCACTTCACATCTGATGAAGAAATGTGGTTTCACTGTGTGTCAGAGCTTCAGTATTCAGTATAACTGCTTTAGACATCAATAGACCAAATGATATTCATGAAATAAAGACTCttaaaaagtgacatttaaaaagTTTCTTAATACTCCCAAGACAAGTAGAGTTTTAAATAGTGacctttgtaataatgtcaaaaatgtaaaagtttgactTTACAGTACATttgaaatcattatattataataatcttTGTGCTTTAAGACACACACTAGTTTGGTGTGCTGACTAACACACTAAAGCATGCAAGCACTTTATAATTTTAACTGGTGTGTTATTTGATATATTACATTTCAAgttcacatatataaatatataagtggttgctagggtgttactgAGTGATTGGCCATTGCATGGACCTGCATCAGCTGAAGCTCTCTGGACTCGTGCGTCTGATCCTGGGTCAGTCTGACAGAGCTCCAGTGTCTCTGGTGAGTGGGATCCAGCGCTTCTCATGATCTGTTCTCTGTTTAATCTGTTGGACTCTCCTGAGCTGTGTtcccctcgctctctctctctgttgttctCTGTTCGGAGGCAGTAATGATGGAGGGTGCACAGATGGTTCGGAGCGGGGCTCTAGATCTACCTGTGAGGACAGCTGGTGACGTCTCATTAACAGTTAAAGAGAGGTCTGCCACTGTCACCTGAGCACCGGGAGGGCCCTGGCAGCCCGCGTCACAACAGTGATCAGGAGAATGAGCGCGAGAGGAGACATGTGCTGTATGCTCTCTCTGCTGGAGcatcacacacacaatcatgtacatgtaGGGCGGGGTTTGGTTCTGTAGgtcagttgttgattggatgttgagatgtgGGTGTGGCATTCAGAGCTTGAAAAGGGCGGGGTTTCGCAGCACTAAATGATGAAGTCCTCTAACCAGAGAGAAGACTGATGCTTCACTGATAGatctgtttaatattttgatgaAACGTTtcccatttactgcagagcatctattgataagacactgatgcagtgctacattactataaacctgatgaagaaacaaactcatcctgatctcagatgaactgagGATGAACACAGTTTCTCCAAACTAACAGTTTCAGATAAACTATTCCTTTCAAGGAAAGCTTTCTGTTTGCGGTATCGTTCACATCTGTAACAGTTTAATACTTTCATCCTGAGCAAACTGTGGTCAAAATAGTTAAAAGTCTGAGTCAACCCAGGGCCAGTGTGAATGTGTTCATGTCTCGTCTCAAGAGTACTCTGCTCCCTCAGACACGAACGCCCCGAAGAGAGAGTGCTTTAGAAAGACTCAACGGTGATTAGGAGAAACGGTGTGTGTCCCTCAGCGTGAGTGTGTGAGACGAGCGAGACTCGAGGAGACGTGAGTGAAGTCATCAAGACGTTCCACCAGCCAGATATCCCAGAATAACAGACCATACGAAACAGGAAATATGATTCAGCAGCTGATCCGTCAGGAGCGTGCATGCTTTCTGCTGTGAAGAAACAACCATCCTTTCTCTTATTAGAAAGATTTAACCAGCCTCTGCTAAAACTTTAATGCAGTACACGTCTATTTTGTGAACAAAATAACCAATGAATTTACATCATGGGTGAATAAAaatgagactttaatctcctaaTAAAAGACTTTTACTTCTCTAAGTGGCTAGACATAACATTATATGGAAGCCCCTttccataacaaaattaaaaaaaacaataaataaaacacttttatctCACAGTTTAGTTTCCTCATAATTCTGAAGGGAAAAAGagtcacttgttttttttattggtgtaggaaaaaaacacattgtgaGAAAAAAACCTCTACTTCTATATTTCTGTGAAGGGAAAGAGAGACTGAAAGAATATCAGAGATTTAAGGATAAGCTATGCTGATGTTTGCCTGTGTGCAATcacttagcaaccacatagaatcaccctagcaaccacagatACATTGTGGCAGTGTGTTTACAAGCACCACTCACATCTTCAGATTCTGAGGTTGTATGTCTATGAAAATCCAGTCTTTTTGATCTCTGCATCTCTGTAGATTAAAAAGGCTGTGTTTTGAGGCAAtatatgaataatgcattagATTTCCCAGCTCTAAAGTCTCTCATACTACTTAAACCTGCTCAGTCTCAGAGCTGCTGTTCATAATCTAACACACTGTAACTCTTTTATTTGCTCAATTAGCACAGAAATGGCCCGATCTTCTTTTGAGCATGTACTTTGTTGAAGGATTACTCTGAGGACCAAAATATTCCCTTAAGTGAAGAGATTTTGTGTTCGCCCTACTTCTGGTTAACCCCATTACTATTAGAGAAGGTTTATTTTAGACGAACACTGTTGCAGCGTATATTAATGAGTGTTTCTGTGTTTGGGCTCTAATGAGGAATTTCTAACGGCTCAAGGTTAAACACCACACCCATCCTTGGCCCAAACCAGGTCAGGTTAATGTATACTCCATGCAAATCACTTCATGTGCTCAACAACTACGTGCATAATTAATGAACCTGTGTAATTATACAGTGCTACcttaaaaatatgcatattttaatacTGCAGtaagttttaaaatgcattacaacTTTACATTCTTGACTGTATAAATCCCAAAATATGAcggatttaaaaaacaaaaaattatatatatttttaaatactcttTTTTTCCCTAATGCATTATGCGACACATGTGTTCAGTCTTGAACTGACATATACTTTATTATGTACTTTATAAATTtacattgttaatatatatatatatatatatatatatatatatatatatatatatatatatatatatatatatatatatatatatatatatatatatatatagcctatatataaaacaccactttaccaacaaacacttttaccagcacttaaaataaaaactgaaaataaataaatactgactgtttttgtgtgttttttatttctttgttgctAACTTCTGAAACACTGCATACAAAAATTGTTGTTAATGTTATTTAGTTtctataaaatattgtatttgatCCTCCTCAAATAACACTGTAACCCACCATCTGTGTCCTGTATAGactacagtcagattcagtcagACATACTTCTATGATATCGTAAGGAAGGAGACGCGAGCGTGGCCAGAGCGCGCAGCAGAGACGCACAGGAATGTGTTCTTACGCAATAAAGCTCCAGACGCGTCGCGTTTACTCCGCTGGGCGGGGCTCAGGGCGCTGCGTCCAGCCAATCACCGCGTCGCTGCTCGACCCGtctgcccctctctctctctctctctctctctctcaactacTGGAGAAGCAGCGCGagcggaggaagaggaggatgaggataaggatgaggatgaggatggatGCTATACCGTGTCGTCTCGTGTTTTTAGCCCTGTTCTTTGGAGCCAGGATCCAGCACACAGAAGGTAACGTCACGAGCAGCTCCgccagtgtgtctgtgtgtgtgtgtgtgtgtgtgtgtgtgtgtcgtctggATCCGGAGGAGGACTCCTCTTTGTTTGCAAGCAGCTGCCCAAAGAGAGTGTTTGTGTAAAGATGGCGCAgatcagagacacacagagagatgcTGTCAGTGCAAGAGCATGTATTCCGTcgagagagagaagcagacaaAGTCCTTTAAATCACACctgaatgcgtgtgtgtgtgtgtgtgtgtgtgtgtgtgtgtgtgtgtgtgcgtgagtgtgcgtgtgtgattaATGCTGGAGATGTTTACGGTCTGATTGTAggtgattgtgtttgtttttatcagttttcatGATCATAAGCTcgccaggacacacacacacacactcatcgtTTTATTTTGTCTTAACTGGTTTATCTTGATGAACAGATGAAGGGTATTTTGTGACTCGCTCTTGAAACACTAAAGCTCAATAATCGTCACTTTGACAGACTGCTCTGATTAAAAAGTAAAACCAATATAAATTCTTATTCACTGTTTACTGTTTATcccataaaaaatgtaatttttttcgtAATTGGCCTCACTTATTAAACAAATAATCTTAAAATACGCCGCATACGGTGTTTTTGTGTTATATAGCTAGCTGGATCGGGCTAACAGTCCAGAAAACCTAACTATTAAACTCTGCTTTAAATGCTGCTAGCGCTGGTAAAGTTATAAATAGTGAGATTCGTTTCGCAGAATTGAACTTAAGTGTGTTTTTATTCTCGTCTGTTGTGTTTAAAGAGTGTCTCGTCACCTCGTTTGACTTTTGTTCGCGGTGTTAGCTGTTAGCTGTTTGGCTAACTTTGTTTTCACGTAGTTCTCCTTAGTTTGGAAACCCAGTGAAtctataaatacacaaataaagcTAGTAAACTGGTGATGGCTGTCGGATTTGTCCCAATTTGTGTTGTATTATAgcatataaacatataataagCGAATAATGACTTTAAACAGTGTTTGTTACGCTGGCGTTAATAACTGTGTAGTAAACAGTGTTTAGAGGAAGACATCTCTCAGTGGTTCAGTGATGATGATAACAGCACAGTAAACACAGCAGGACGACAGATATGTGTGTGTAGAGactgaagagtgtgtgtgtctcactggGACTAGTGTTAGTGTGCTCCTCAGTGTGTTCCTGTAGAAGTGTTTATATGTAGCTGTGATGTTCTGCTTCTCAATCTCCTGTGAGAAGGGAATGACTGATGATGTTGAATAATCCTGCTGTCTGTGGCACAGTTATTGTCACATGCATTGATGGCCAGTGTGTGTGACTGACCTCACACCGCCTGTTGTCCAAGCTTACACAACCCTAACTAATCGAAGGCAGGGCTAGCAAAGGCCTTGTGTTTGGCAGAAGCAGTGTTTTAAAGTATATCTGGTTCAGAGAAACAAATAAAACGCTACAGCACTTTATGTTACACTTGACTTGCGGCTCTTAAAGTGACAAAGTAATAGAGTTTTCAGGCTTTCGTTTTACAGTAATAGACTACGGTTATCAGCGGCGACTTTATATCTGTCTCTGGGAGTTGAATTCAGCAGTATTCATGTTTTGCGGTTAATAACAGGCACATTTGCATCTTCTGAAGAGCTGAGCTCAGACTGATACCAGAGACTGTTTTATTCACTACTGACCCCGTTATGAACCGTTTGTTGTGTGTATTTACTGAAGTGATTTGGGTCAGGTGTCCTCCTCGGGTTCCTGTGTTTGAGCCGTCTCTGTGTGTTTCCTCTGGGATGAGCTGTTCCCTGCAGACCGCAGCGCTCTCAGCGTCCCGTGTTCGATCGCAGGAATCCCGTATCACTTTACACTGTGTTATTATACACACGTTCAGACTGAGGGATTGTGGTTTGGATGCAATAAGAGATTGTGGCATGAATAATGGTCTCTGTCAATGCACATAAATCAAGCGTTTCTGCAGATTGAACTGACATCGTGTGTAGAAAACCATCCATACACAACACTTTCAGCAGCAGTTCATCCtgaaatcaacatttactcattctcatgcatctcaaatgcatcacagtttgcacagaaatattgagcagcacaactgtgttcaacacagataataatcagaaatgtttcttgagcagtaaataatcatattattctgatttctgaagatcatgtgacactgaagactggaggaatgatgctgataatATGACTTGTGCAGCACATATTCAGTCGTACAGTGTCTTTATGTGAGGAAG is part of the Carassius gibelio isolate Cgi1373 ecotype wild population from Czech Republic chromosome B24, carGib1.2-hapl.c, whole genome shotgun sequence genome and encodes:
- the LOC128013607 gene encoding uncharacterized protein LOC128013607 — encoded protein: MDLNFLLFIFRFIRLSGSPSLLVNSQNVTGSEDGSVIISCHHQGQSGVKWCKFGGQCITGASGTLAGASVEIRRGLRNTTVSMSRLKKQNTGWYWCSTEDLQMPVHITVLQKKSRKSPVTAESAQISPSAHNRTALLFLLPVILEILLMIIIYLALKLLRFYRTRFLSSEDEADEARYVSMHRKQSRRSYGSVAAEGVYENMAGLETISESLREPDYVNVMKT